The DNA window AGTTGATCCAGCGCGCCCATGATTTTGCCCCTTCTCTCCATGTTTGCCCGCATTTCACCGTAGCAGCGGGCGGCCTCGCTATCCCATGCATAGACCGTCACCGCGGCAAGAAAGGCCTCGACCGCGCTTTGCAACGCCTTGTTCCGCCGTTTAGCGACACCGTAAAGCAGTTCCGCCTCCGTTACGCTGGAAATGCATACTGCAGAAGGCGGGTGCTTTTCCATGATGTTAAGCACCTGCGGATGCTGCCGAAACAAGTGGCTGACGGTATTGGTATCAAACATGTACATCGCCTACTCTTCCTCTGAGAATGGATCGCGGCCTGCAACCCCTTGCTGACGATCCTCCACGCCAAGAAACTCTTGCGGCACCGGCGTTTGAGC is part of the Serratia marcescens genome and encodes:
- a CDS encoding type II toxin-antitoxin system VapC family toxin — protein: MYMFDTNTVSHLFRQHPQVLNIMEKHPPSAVCISSVTEAELLYGVAKRRNKALQSAVEAFLAAVTVYAWDSEAARCYGEMRANMERRGKIMGALDQLIAAHAQSRGATLVTNDRAFTLVPGLAVEDWTR